The proteins below are encoded in one region of Agelaius phoeniceus isolate bAgePho1 chromosome 35, bAgePho1.hap1, whole genome shotgun sequence:
- the TMBIM6 gene encoding bax inhibitor 1, with protein sequence MSREAGLRGVSANERRGRGAELAAWHGRRTRRSLQPRGAALGPSQPGTMNVFDRSINFDALFKFSHISVSTQEHLKRVYGSFAICMFVAAAGAYINVVTHLFQFGFLTGLGALGLMIWLIATPHNRETEQKRLGMLVGFAFLTGINLGPLLQMCISVNPSIIPTAFLGTATIFACFSLSALYARRRSYLYLGGFLLSGLTLLLLSSLINAFVRSTWLFTAHLYVALMIMCGFVLFDTQLIIEKAESGDKDYIWHCVDLFLDFVNIFRELLIILGMNENKKKEKK encoded by the exons ATGAGTCGGGAGGCGGGACTCCGCGGGGTTTCAGCCAATGAGCGGCGGGGGCGTGGCGCAGAGCTCGCGGCCTGGCACGGACGGCGGACGCGGCGCAG TTTGCAGCCCCGTGGAGCGGCCCTGggcccatcccagcctggcaccatGAACGTCTTTGACCGCAGCATCAACTTCGATGCCCTCTTCAAGTTCTCCCACAT CTCAGTCTCCACCCAGGAGCACCTGAAGAGGGTCTATGGCAGCTTTGCCATCTGCATGTTTGTGGCAGCTGCGGGCGCCTACATCAATGTGGTCACCCACCTTTTCCAG ttTGGGTTCCTGACTggcctgggggctctggggctgaTGATTTGGCTCATAGCCACCCCTCACAACCGTGAGACCGAGCAGAAgaggctggggatgctggttGGCTTTGCCTTCCTCACAG GCATCAATCTGGGACCCCTCCTGCAAATGTGCATCTCCGTCAACCCCAG CATCATCCCCACCGCCTTCCTGGGCACTGCCACCATCTTTGCCTGCTTCTCCCTGAGCGCCCTGTACGCCCGGCGCCGCAGCTACCTCTACCTAGGAG GTTTCCTGCTCTCCGGCCTCACCCTGCTGCTTCTCTCCTCTCTGATCAACGCCTTTGTGAGATCCACCTGGCTCTTCACG GCCCACCTGTACGTGGCCCTGATGATCATGTGTGGCTTCGTGCTCTTCGACACGCAGCTCATCATCGAGAAGGCGGAGAGCGGGGACAAGGATTACATCtg GCACTGTGTTGATCTCTTCCTGGATTTTGTCAACATCTTCCGGGAGCTCCTGATAATCCTGGGCATGAATGAG aacaagaagaaggagaagaagtgA